In a genomic window of Agarivorans albus:
- a CDS encoding carbohydrate ABC transporter permease, whose protein sequence is MIKPYTNKAWYLVLPVFALVAFSAIVPLMTVVNYSIQDIFDANTRYFVGTEWYREILNDTRLHDSLIRQFIFSGSVLLIEIPLGILVALMMPSRGPGSVVCLLVLALPLLVPLNVVGTIWQIFGRADIGLFGWALNSLGIDYNYAANPMDAWFTVLLMDVWHWTSLVALLCYSGLRAIPDAYYQAARIDRASNWAVFRFIQLPKLKNVLLIGVLLRFMDSFMIYTEPFVLTGGGPGNSTTFLSQTLTKMAVGQFDIGPAGAFSIIYFLIILLVSWLFYTAMTHNDSK, encoded by the coding sequence ATGATTAAACCCTATACCAATAAAGCGTGGTACTTGGTACTGCCTGTGTTTGCGCTGGTGGCCTTTAGCGCCATTGTGCCCTTAATGACCGTGGTGAACTATTCAATACAGGATATTTTTGATGCCAATACCCGCTACTTTGTGGGCACCGAATGGTATCGCGAAATTCTTAACGATACCCGTTTGCACGACTCCTTAATTCGCCAATTTATCTTCTCTGGTTCGGTGTTATTAATCGAAATTCCCTTAGGTATTTTGGTGGCCTTAATGATGCCCTCCCGTGGCCCCGGCTCGGTAGTGTGTTTGTTGGTGTTAGCCTTACCACTGCTGGTACCACTAAATGTTGTGGGTACTATTTGGCAAATTTTTGGTCGCGCCGATATTGGCCTATTTGGTTGGGCACTTAATAGCCTAGGCATCGATTATAACTATGCCGCCAACCCCATGGATGCGTGGTTTACCGTATTGCTTATGGATGTATGGCATTGGACATCGCTGGTTGCCTTGCTGTGTTACTCCGGCTTACGGGCGATTCCCGATGCCTACTATCAAGCTGCGCGAATAGACCGCGCCTCTAACTGGGCAGTATTTCGTTTTATCCAGCTTCCCAAGCTTAAAAACGTATTGCTAATTGGCGTGCTGCTGCGCTTTATGGACAGCTTTATGATTTACACCGAGCCCTTTGTACTTACTGGCGGCGGGCCGGGTAACTCAACCACCTTCCTCAGCCAAACCCTCACCAAAATGGCGGTAGGCCAATTTGATATTGGGCCAGCAGGGGCGTTCTCGATCATTTATTTCTTAATCATTTTGTTAGTCAGCTGGCTGTTTTACACCGCTATGACTCATAACGACAGCAAGTAA
- a CDS encoding ABC transporter ATP-binding protein, with translation MAEIQLKSLAHCYDKQVEQPQYAIREMNHVWQKGGAYALLGPSGCGKSTLLNIISGLLEPSDGEVLFDGVRVNDIPPQERNIAQVFQFPVVYDTMTVFDNLAFPLRNMGASKAKVQSKVGEIAEILDLTAVLNKKAANLSADEKQKVSMGRGLVRDDVSAILFDEPLTVIDPHLKWKLRRKLKQIHEQFNITMVYVTHDQLEASTFADKIAVMYNGQVVQFGTPRELFEQPNHTFVGYFIGSPGMNLMEVERCEQGVCFGEQSIALNEHELNAVNASQSTNLKVGIRPEFVHVWDKPNGDAYQAEVLFVEDLGTYKILSLKLGEQVIKARLQEDQKVPHQTAYISFPEQWLMLYIDEYLIAKEAHHD, from the coding sequence ATGGCTGAGATCCAACTTAAGTCTTTAGCGCATTGTTACGACAAGCAGGTCGAACAACCGCAATATGCGATTCGCGAAATGAATCATGTGTGGCAAAAGGGCGGTGCATACGCCTTGCTGGGTCCATCTGGTTGCGGCAAATCTACCCTATTAAACATTATCTCTGGCTTGCTAGAACCTTCAGACGGAGAGGTCTTGTTTGATGGGGTAAGAGTAAACGACATTCCGCCGCAAGAGCGCAACATTGCCCAAGTATTCCAGTTTCCGGTGGTGTACGACACCATGACGGTGTTCGATAACTTGGCCTTTCCACTGCGCAACATGGGCGCCAGTAAAGCCAAGGTGCAGTCTAAAGTGGGCGAAATTGCCGAAATCCTCGATCTCACCGCCGTACTCAATAAAAAGGCTGCCAACTTAAGCGCCGACGAAAAACAAAAAGTCTCGATGGGCCGAGGCTTAGTGCGAGACGACGTATCGGCCATTTTGTTTGATGAACCACTCACGGTTATCGACCCCCACCTTAAATGGAAGCTACGCCGCAAGCTCAAGCAAATTCATGAGCAGTTTAATATCACCATGGTGTACGTCACCCACGATCAGCTAGAGGCTTCTACTTTTGCCGACAAAATTGCGGTGATGTACAACGGCCAAGTAGTGCAGTTTGGCACCCCTCGAGAGCTGTTCGAACAGCCCAATCATACTTTTGTGGGCTACTTTATTGGCAGCCCAGGTATGAACTTAATGGAAGTTGAGCGCTGTGAGCAGGGCGTATGTTTTGGTGAGCAAAGTATCGCTTTAAATGAACACGAACTAAACGCGGTTAATGCTAGCCAATCTACCAACTTAAAAGTGGGTATTCGTCCCGAGTTTGTGCATGTATGGGATAAACCCAATGGCGATGCCTACCAAGCAGAGGTGCTGTTTGTTGAAGACCTAGGCACCTACAAAATCCTAAGTTTAAAACTGGGTGAGCAGGTGATTAAAGCTCGCTTGCAAGAAGACCAAAAAGTCCCTCATCAAACCGCCTATATCAGTTTTCCCGAGCAATGGTTGATGCTCTATATCGACGAATACTTGATCGCCAAGGAAGCACATCATGATTAA
- a CDS encoding ABC transporter ATP-binding protein, with amino-acid sequence MSLTLENVTRMVDGQYYINQANLNFEPGSFNVLLGRTLSGKTSLMRLMAGLDKPNTGRVLMNGLDVTGVSVQERNVSMVYQQFINYPNMSVYDNIASPLRLANESETTIKKRVIETAEMLRITPFLSRLPLELSGGQQQRTAMARALIKDADIILFDEPLVNLDYKLREELRQEMRELFAQRNTIAVYATTEPNEALALGGTTTILHEGRVIQSGPTADTYHSPRNVTAAALFNEPPINLIAGKMSATEVTFDDKVHFPLNADLKALGEGNYQFGIRPSHLSLLPKNDDDLEISVQVELAEISGSETFLHVRNEHFQLVLHLSGVHSYHVDEKIKIYVPTHKLHVFDHAGELIQASSRRIEDHYHG; translated from the coding sequence ATGTCACTGACATTGGAAAACGTAACAAGGATGGTCGATGGCCAGTATTACATTAACCAAGCCAATCTCAATTTTGAGCCCGGCTCGTTTAACGTATTACTGGGCCGCACCTTATCAGGCAAAACCAGTTTAATGCGGCTAATGGCCGGATTAGACAAACCTAATACCGGCCGAGTGTTAATGAATGGCCTAGATGTTACCGGCGTGTCGGTGCAAGAGCGCAATGTATCGATGGTCTATCAGCAGTTTATTAACTACCCCAACATGAGCGTTTACGACAACATTGCCTCGCCTTTGCGCTTAGCCAATGAGTCGGAAACCACCATTAAGAAGCGGGTAATTGAAACGGCCGAAATGCTGCGTATTACGCCATTTTTGTCTCGCTTGCCTTTGGAGCTCTCTGGTGGACAGCAGCAACGTACCGCCATGGCGCGCGCCTTAATTAAAGATGCAGACATCATTTTATTTGATGAGCCCTTGGTGAACTTAGATTACAAGTTACGCGAAGAGCTGCGCCAAGAAATGCGCGAGTTATTTGCGCAGCGTAATACCATTGCGGTGTATGCCACCACCGAGCCTAACGAAGCACTCGCACTAGGTGGCACCACCACTATCTTGCATGAAGGCAGGGTGATTCAAAGTGGCCCAACGGCCGATACCTACCATTCGCCTCGCAATGTTACGGCAGCAGCTTTGTTTAACGAGCCGCCCATTAACCTTATTGCCGGCAAAATGAGCGCTACCGAAGTGACCTTTGATGACAAAGTGCACTTCCCGCTAAATGCCGACTTAAAAGCCTTGGGAGAGGGCAACTACCAGTTTGGTATTCGCCCTAGCCATTTAAGTTTACTGCCCAAAAATGATGACGATTTAGAGATTTCGGTTCAAGTTGAGCTAGCAGAAATCTCCGGCTCTGAAACCTTTTTGCACGTACGTAACGAGCACTTCCAATTAGTGCTGCATCTCTCTGGCGTTCATTCCTACCACGTAGACGAAAAAATAAAAATTTATGTGCCAACCCATAAGTTGCATGTATTCGACCATGCCGGTGAGCTTATTCAAGCATCAAGCCGCCGTATAGAGGATCATTATCATGGCTGA
- a CDS encoding sigma-54-dependent Fis family transcriptional regulator, giving the protein MSEKSQWYIEHEALIKSSWQRCRESGLTHHSEPNVEHKSAGDLSCLLEQHHQLLETTHHQVLPYYENLLSNSNSQVMLADHQGYVLKSWGEQRFKQQHQEIFSPGTGWQEPVLGTNAIGTALKTGSVVQIHHDEHFLVANRFMTGSAAPIYGVDREMVGVIDISSDTYLPESHTLGMVKIMSQAVENQLIISHFNSEHFLLRFNTSPENIDSQWSALIVFDETGLVISANRRAELVLATDLKLVNINELFEVSVNQLINQPESFQVPLITRQQFRVHGVLHKPKQAKPRVLDFRTLLKPEQNKAQHFSEKQAFLLDDLNLGDPVMAKAVAQSKRIVDKEIPILIRGETGVGKEVFVKALHHSSQRSKQNMVTVNCAAIPQELVESELFGYEKGAFTGSSSKGYIGLIRKADKGTLFLDEIGDMPLNVQARLLRVLQERRVNPLGSTESYPVDFKLVSATNRNLKDDVEAGSFRQDLYYRVSGLNIELPALRHRSDRQHLIQFLLNYYAETPQDALITERAMHSFCQHPWPGNIRQLVSVIQIAQAMSDNQAIDLQHLPDDFFADLDGQVTNVEQFTPSSSQTNSEPEQVKQPNSDDIVAVYQSLSCNISKTAQQLGISRNTVYKRLRESGYK; this is encoded by the coding sequence ATGAGCGAGAAATCACAGTGGTATATAGAGCATGAAGCCCTAATTAAGAGTTCTTGGCAGCGCTGTCGAGAATCTGGCTTAACCCATCATAGTGAGCCAAACGTAGAGCATAAATCTGCGGGGGATTTGTCGTGCCTATTGGAACAGCATCATCAATTACTCGAGACAACCCACCATCAAGTACTGCCGTATTACGAGAACTTGCTAAGCAACAGCAATAGCCAAGTAATGCTGGCAGACCATCAAGGCTATGTATTAAAAAGTTGGGGGGAGCAACGCTTTAAACAGCAGCATCAAGAAATCTTCTCACCAGGCACTGGCTGGCAAGAACCAGTGCTAGGCACCAACGCCATTGGCACCGCCTTAAAAACCGGTAGCGTGGTGCAAATTCATCATGACGAGCACTTTTTAGTGGCCAACCGCTTTATGACCGGTTCTGCAGCACCCATTTATGGGGTTGATAGAGAGATGGTGGGAGTGATTGATATCTCTAGCGATACTTACCTGCCGGAATCTCATACCTTAGGCATGGTTAAGATCATGTCGCAAGCGGTTGAAAATCAGCTAATTATTTCGCACTTCAATAGCGAGCACTTTTTGCTGCGTTTTAATACCAGCCCGGAAAACATCGATAGCCAATGGTCAGCACTGATTGTATTTGATGAAACCGGCTTAGTGATTTCGGCCAATCGCCGTGCAGAACTAGTGCTAGCCACCGACTTGAAGTTAGTGAATATAAACGAGCTATTTGAAGTAAGCGTTAACCAATTGATTAACCAGCCTGAGAGCTTTCAAGTTCCGCTGATTACACGTCAGCAGTTTAGGGTGCATGGGGTTTTACATAAACCTAAGCAAGCAAAACCACGAGTATTAGATTTTAGAACCTTGCTTAAGCCCGAGCAGAACAAAGCGCAACACTTTTCAGAAAAACAAGCATTCTTGCTTGACGACCTTAATTTAGGCGACCCGGTAATGGCTAAGGCCGTGGCACAAAGCAAACGCATTGTAGATAAAGAGATCCCCATTTTGATCCGCGGAGAAACAGGGGTAGGAAAAGAGGTGTTTGTAAAAGCGCTGCACCACTCAAGCCAACGCAGCAAACAAAATATGGTAACGGTAAACTGCGCGGCGATTCCCCAAGAGTTGGTGGAATCGGAACTGTTTGGTTATGAAAAAGGCGCGTTTACTGGCTCTAGCAGCAAAGGCTATATAGGGCTGATCCGCAAGGCAGATAAAGGCACCCTCTTTTTAGATGAAATTGGCGACATGCCATTGAATGTACAAGCGCGCTTACTAAGAGTATTGCAGGAGCGCAGAGTAAACCCCTTGGGCAGTACCGAGTCTTACCCGGTAGATTTTAAGCTAGTGTCAGCGACTAACCGAAACTTAAAAGATGATGTAGAAGCAGGCAGTTTTCGCCAAGATTTATACTACCGCGTGAGCGGTTTAAACATTGAGCTACCGGCGCTTCGTCATCGAAGTGACCGACAACACCTGATCCAGTTTTTGCTAAATTACTATGCAGAAACACCGCAAGACGCCTTAATTACAGAGCGTGCAATGCATAGCTTTTGCCAGCACCCTTGGCCTGGCAACATTCGCCAGCTAGTAAGTGTTATTCAAATCGCCCAAGCGATGTCGGATAACCAAGCCATCGATTTACAACATCTACCCGACGACTTTTTTGCCGACCTTGATGGCCAAGTCACTAACGTAGAACAGTTTACTCCAAGCTCTTCGCAAACTAACTCTGAGCCAGAACAAGTTAAGCAGCCAAATAGTGATGACATAGTCGCGGTTTATCAGTCACTTTCTTGCAATATATCCAAGACAGCTCAGCAGCTTGGTATCAGCCGCAATACGGTATACAAGCGCTTACGAGAATCAGGTTACAAATAG
- a CDS encoding DUF4870 family protein, translating to MSEMQNAVTEAPLSASDEAAKTSALIGYGLMILGLFTGLFWIVGAIWAMVKKADAAGTLFEDHYSNIIKTFWWGFGLSIIGFVLAFVIIGYFVLLGVWIWSIYRIIKGLAKITSNKSYY from the coding sequence ATGTCAGAAATGCAAAATGCAGTCACCGAAGCGCCTCTATCTGCTAGCGATGAAGCTGCAAAAACCAGCGCATTAATAGGCTATGGTTTAATGATTCTAGGTTTGTTTACCGGTCTGTTTTGGATCGTGGGCGCTATTTGGGCCATGGTGAAAAAAGCGGATGCAGCAGGTACCCTGTTTGAGGATCACTACTCAAATATTATTAAAACCTTTTGGTGGGGTTTTGGCCTGTCGATTATTGGCTTTGTATTAGCATTTGTAATCATAGGGTATTTTGTACTGTTAGGAGTTTGGATTTGGTCAATCTACCGAATCATTAAAGGCCTAGCGAAGATAACCTCTAACAAGTCGTACTACTAA
- a CDS encoding GlcG/HbpS family heme-binding protein, with amino-acid sequence MDITFELASALNVQALRLADEKQVSIAVAVVDAHGELVSFSRMNNVAFHAAVLAQNKAYTAARDRQPTANLAAWAKETGKDMGYWTDPRFTGIQGGVPIYQDGNVIGAIGISGMSEQDDAALAQAAIDAMV; translated from the coding sequence ATGGATATTACCTTTGAATTAGCCAGTGCTTTAAATGTGCAAGCCTTACGTTTAGCTGACGAAAAACAAGTGAGCATTGCAGTTGCAGTGGTTGATGCTCACGGCGAGTTAGTAAGCTTTTCTCGAATGAACAATGTGGCTTTTCATGCCGCTGTACTAGCCCAGAACAAAGCGTATACCGCAGCGCGTGATCGCCAACCTACAGCCAACTTAGCAGCATGGGCAAAAGAAACTGGTAAAGACATGGGTTATTGGACGGATCCTCGTTTTACCGGTATTCAGGGTGGTGTGCCGATTTACCAAGATGGAAATGTGATCGGCGCCATTGGTATTAGCGGCATGAGTGAGCAAGACGATGCTGCTCTAGCGCAAGCTGCAATAGATGCTATGGTATAA
- a CDS encoding SDR family oxidoreductase, whose protein sequence is MNKVALVTGSSRGIGAATALLLAQQGYAVCINYKQNQVAANTLLKQIHALGVPAMAYAADVSQEQQVDKLFAAIDQQLGPITALVNNAAMLLPQSSLVNMDQSRINQLLTTNVTSAFLCCKYAIKRMGSSYGGAGGAIVNVSSAAARIGSPFEYIDYAASKGAIDTLTKGLSLELAEQKIRVNGVRPGFIDTDMHADGGEPNRIERVRSAIPMQRAGQPSEVAEAIAWLLSEQASYITGSIVDVAGGR, encoded by the coding sequence ATGAATAAAGTTGCACTCGTCACCGGTTCTAGTCGTGGCATTGGCGCTGCTACCGCTTTGCTGCTGGCGCAACAAGGCTATGCCGTTTGTATTAACTACAAACAAAACCAAGTGGCTGCTAACACGCTACTGAAGCAAATCCATGCCTTAGGTGTTCCTGCAATGGCTTATGCTGCTGATGTAAGCCAAGAGCAGCAAGTTGATAAGCTGTTCGCTGCCATTGACCAACAACTCGGCCCCATTACCGCCTTAGTTAACAATGCTGCCATGTTGCTACCACAAAGCTCGTTGGTAAATATGGACCAGAGCCGGATCAATCAGCTGCTCACGACTAACGTAACCAGTGCTTTTTTGTGCTGTAAATACGCCATTAAGCGCATGGGCAGCAGTTATGGTGGGGCTGGAGGGGCCATTGTTAATGTATCTTCAGCCGCAGCTCGCATAGGTTCTCCCTTCGAATACATCGATTATGCAGCCAGTAAAGGTGCCATTGATACTCTCACTAAAGGGCTTTCCTTAGAATTAGCCGAGCAAAAGATTAGAGTGAATGGGGTGCGGCCAGGCTTTATTGATACCGACATGCATGCCGATGGCGGCGAACCCAACCGAATTGAACGTGTCCGTAGTGCCATTCCCATGCAGCGCGCCGGTCAGCCCAGCGAAGTTGCCGAAGCCATTGCTTGGCTGCTCTCAGAACAAGCTTCTTATATCACGGGTAGTATTGTCGACGTTGCTGGCGGGCGATAA
- a CDS encoding PAS domain-containing methyl-accepting chemotaxis protein — MPRGTSLTGNERKMVEHQHIVSTTDPRGVITYANQDFVDISGYSNDELVTHGHNIVRHPAMPKVAFKMLWDRIESGKPWMGIVNNRCKNGDNYWVDAFVTPMLSNKGEIEGYQSVRVKPNAEAVKRADRLYQRINQGQAPISRLERGLNILSRYSLSFALPGLLVLAFCLFNSLLSLGSGLIAALVIIGLSVLLATMLSASIRSLAASSKQTIDDPVAQWIYTGRCDELGQLQLANILLDHQQQTLIWRVSDSAQQLDKVAAQASSATEGVYTDMDSQQNEVEQVASAIGQMASSVEEVSSSVQQTVEQTSQADQQVRQGHQEVNDTIAQINLLAKEIDTASEVIASLAQESEQIGSFVTVIQGIAEQTNLLALNAAIEAARAGEQGRGFAVVADEVRTLASRTQSSTEEIQSIVATLQTGAERAVKVMQQGSKAAQGSVDQAAHAGDAIMQITQTVEEIRSRISQIANATEEQASVASEIGGNVSAISQQTQQTLQRCQHTSEANHLLAEQSGKLRAMVELFAR, encoded by the coding sequence ATGCCTAGGGGAACCTCTCTTACTGGAAATGAGCGCAAGATGGTTGAGCATCAACACATCGTTTCAACTACCGATCCTCGAGGCGTAATTACCTACGCTAATCAAGACTTTGTCGACATTAGCGGTTATAGCAACGATGAGCTGGTGACTCATGGACACAACATTGTTCGCCATCCTGCGATGCCAAAAGTGGCCTTTAAAATGCTTTGGGATCGAATTGAAAGCGGCAAACCATGGATGGGGATTGTGAATAATCGCTGCAAAAACGGTGACAACTACTGGGTAGATGCTTTTGTCACTCCGATGCTCTCTAACAAAGGAGAGATAGAGGGTTACCAGTCGGTGAGGGTAAAACCTAATGCCGAGGCAGTAAAACGCGCTGATCGTTTGTATCAACGCATCAATCAAGGTCAGGCACCTATTTCCCGCTTGGAGCGCGGGCTGAATATATTGAGCCGCTATAGCTTAAGTTTCGCCTTACCTGGATTATTGGTGTTGGCATTTTGCCTATTTAACTCGCTATTGTCTTTGGGTAGTGGGCTCATCGCAGCCTTGGTTATTATTGGGCTAAGCGTGTTGTTAGCCACTATGCTAAGTGCGTCGATCCGCAGTTTAGCCGCCAGCAGTAAACAAACTATTGATGATCCCGTGGCGCAATGGATTTACACCGGGCGCTGCGATGAACTAGGGCAATTGCAATTAGCCAATATTTTATTGGATCATCAACAACAAACCTTAATTTGGCGAGTCAGTGATTCTGCTCAGCAACTGGATAAGGTGGCGGCTCAGGCATCTAGCGCAACCGAAGGTGTATACACCGATATGGACTCGCAGCAAAATGAGGTTGAGCAAGTCGCTAGCGCCATTGGCCAAATGGCGAGTAGTGTTGAAGAGGTATCGTCGAGCGTCCAGCAAACCGTGGAGCAAACCAGCCAAGCCGATCAGCAAGTGCGCCAAGGCCACCAAGAAGTTAACGACACCATCGCCCAAATAAACCTGCTGGCTAAAGAAATTGATACCGCCAGCGAAGTGATCGCGTCGCTAGCTCAAGAAAGTGAGCAAATTGGCTCCTTTGTAACGGTTATTCAAGGCATTGCCGAACAAACCAATTTACTGGCGTTAAATGCTGCCATCGAAGCAGCTAGAGCGGGCGAACAGGGGCGAGGGTTTGCGGTGGTGGCTGATGAAGTGCGAACCTTAGCTAGCCGCACGCAAAGCTCTACCGAAGAAATTCAAAGCATAGTAGCAACGCTACAAACCGGGGCAGAAAGAGCGGTGAAAGTGATGCAACAAGGTAGCAAGGCGGCTCAGGGCAGTGTTGATCAAGCTGCTCATGCCGGCGATGCAATTATGCAGATTACCCAAACAGTGGAAGAAATTCGCAGCCGCATTAGTCAAATTGCCAATGCGACTGAGGAGCAGGCTTCTGTTGCCAGTGAAATTGGTGGCAATGTTTCTGCCATTAGCCAGCAAACTCAGCAAACCTTGCAGCGTTGCCAGCATACTAGCGAAGCCAATCATCTGTTGGCTGAACAAAGTGGCAAGTTGCGGGCAATGGTCGAGTTGTTTGCTCGCTGA
- the trxC gene encoding thioredoxin TrxC, whose translation MSESLIVVCPSCQAGNRLPVARVAEQAKCGKCKQALFSGEPIDVTETSFSKHLGGQLPVVVDFWASWCGPCKSMAPAYQQAAQQFAHRAQFLKVNTEEQQALAQRYQIRSIPTLMVFKNGKLLSQQAGALPAQAMQQWLEQHI comes from the coding sequence ATGTCTGAATCACTGATTGTGGTATGCCCTAGTTGCCAAGCAGGCAATCGCTTACCTGTGGCGCGAGTTGCTGAGCAAGCCAAATGTGGCAAATGTAAGCAAGCCTTATTTAGTGGTGAGCCGATTGATGTTACCGAAACAAGCTTTAGTAAGCACCTTGGTGGCCAGTTACCGGTGGTTGTCGATTTTTGGGCATCGTGGTGTGGCCCTTGTAAAAGCATGGCACCGGCCTACCAGCAAGCTGCCCAGCAGTTTGCCCATCGTGCACAATTTTTAAAAGTGAATACCGAGGAGCAACAAGCGCTAGCGCAGCGTTATCAAATTCGTTCTATTCCTACTTTAATGGTATTCAAAAATGGCAAATTATTAAGCCAACAAGCGGGGGCTTTACCGGCTCAAGCAATGCAGCAGTGGCTTGAACAGCATATTTAG
- the recJ gene encoding single-stranded-DNA-specific exonuclease RecJ, protein MLLRRRENLDTQALPAEWPELIKQVYVRRGVKTAADVERRAQALLPFQGLQGMDDAVNLLISNLQQRKKILIVGDFDADGATSTALLMAGLPQFGFRSVDFLVPNRFEYGYGLSPEIVELAAAKGAELIITVDNGISSINGVDKAQSLGIPVLITDHHLPGEQLPKAAAIVNPNLSACAFPSKNLAGVGVAFYLLMALRSKMREQDLFAQQGLVEPNIASLLDLVALGTVADVVPLDSNNRILVHQGLQRIRAGACRPGIQALIEVSGRNKASMVASDLGFAIGPRLNAVGRLDDMSLGIHCLLSDDIHHARQLASEMDSLNSERKDIEASMQQEAQQSVSKLSLDTQSLPKALCLYQADWHQGVVGLVASRIKEKYYRPVFAFADGDNGEVKGSGRSVAGVHLRDLLERIDTQNPGLIAKFGGHAMAAGLSLSQSRFSEFQACLENTAKDFIDEECLTHTLLSDGELSPEQLVLEFAEMLRESGPWGQGFPEPLFDGEFELCAQRVVGEKHLKMSVKLPGMSQEVDAIAFNVDRSIWPNASLKHVQLVYKLDVNEFRGRRSVQLMVEHLAPL, encoded by the coding sequence GTGTTATTACGCCGCCGCGAAAATCTCGATACCCAAGCGCTACCAGCCGAATGGCCAGAGCTAATAAAACAAGTTTATGTGCGACGCGGAGTAAAAACCGCGGCCGATGTTGAACGGCGCGCTCAAGCTCTTTTGCCATTTCAAGGTTTGCAAGGCATGGATGATGCGGTCAACTTACTTATAAGCAATCTGCAGCAACGAAAGAAGATCCTGATTGTTGGTGACTTTGATGCCGATGGTGCAACCAGCACTGCACTATTAATGGCTGGTTTGCCGCAGTTTGGCTTTCGGTCTGTAGATTTTTTAGTGCCTAACCGTTTTGAGTACGGCTATGGCTTAAGCCCAGAGATTGTAGAGCTAGCCGCAGCCAAAGGTGCTGAGCTTATTATTACCGTGGATAATGGCATTTCCAGTATCAATGGCGTTGATAAGGCGCAGTCTCTTGGTATTCCGGTACTTATCACCGATCACCACCTGCCTGGTGAGCAATTACCCAAAGCGGCGGCTATTGTTAATCCAAATCTGTCGGCCTGCGCGTTTCCTAGCAAAAATTTGGCTGGCGTAGGTGTAGCGTTTTACTTGCTTATGGCGCTGCGAAGCAAAATGCGTGAACAAGATTTATTTGCCCAGCAAGGCTTGGTAGAGCCCAATATTGCCAGTTTATTGGATTTGGTAGCGCTAGGTACTGTGGCGGATGTAGTGCCGCTAGACAGTAATAACCGAATTTTAGTTCACCAAGGGCTGCAGCGTATTCGAGCAGGTGCCTGTAGGCCCGGCATTCAAGCGCTTATTGAAGTGTCTGGCCGCAATAAAGCCAGTATGGTGGCCAGTGACTTAGGTTTTGCAATTGGTCCGCGCCTTAACGCGGTTGGCCGCTTAGACGATATGAGCTTAGGCATTCACTGTTTGCTTAGTGACGACATTCACCACGCCCGCCAATTGGCCAGTGAAATGGATAGCTTGAATAGTGAGCGCAAAGATATTGAAGCCAGTATGCAGCAAGAGGCCCAGCAAAGCGTGAGCAAGTTGAGTTTAGATACTCAAAGCCTGCCCAAAGCACTGTGTTTGTATCAGGCCGATTGGCATCAAGGCGTAGTAGGGCTAGTGGCTTCACGCATTAAAGAAAAATATTATCGCCCAGTGTTTGCTTTTGCTGATGGCGATAATGGCGAGGTAAAAGGCTCGGGGCGCTCGGTGGCTGGAGTGCATCTTCGTGATTTACTGGAACGTATAGATACCCAAAACCCAGGTTTAATTGCTAAATTTGGTGGCCATGCAATGGCTGCGGGTTTGTCTTTATCGCAATCGCGATTTAGCGAATTTCAAGCTTGTTTAGAAAACACCGCCAAAGATTTTATTGATGAAGAGTGCCTCACTCACACCTTACTTAGTGACGGGGAACTATCACCAGAGCAATTGGTGTTGGAGTTTGCCGAAATGCTGCGTGAATCGGGACCTTGGGGCCAAGGTTTTCCCGAGCCTTTGTTTGACGGTGAGTTTGAGCTCTGTGCGCAGCGAGTTGTGGGCGAAAAGCATTTAAAGATGAGTGTGAAGCTACCGGGCATGAGCCAAGAAGTGGATGCCATTGCTTTTAATGTGGATCGTAGCATTTGGCCAAATGCCAGCCTCAAGCATGTGCAACTGGTTTATAAGCTGGACGTAAATGAATTTAGAGGGCGGCGGAGCGTACAACTTATGGTTGAACATTTAGCCCCCTTATAA